The Plasmodium knowlesi strain H genome assembly, chromosome: 10 genomic sequence ATTTTATCTGTACATgttcagaaaataaaaaacagaCCAAAAGGGAAAGCGACGAGGACAAGCGCAACAGAAAAAGGCTACACACTCGCTGAACCATCTCGCATTTACTTTGCCTTGGAGCTTAAACCAAACATATGACAAACACCCCGGAGACTTCTccgcaaattttttttttttttacgcatgtGATTTCGTTATTGAATCCCCCCCTCAGGTGATCAGAATGATCTGATTCCCCCCTGCTCAATCATGCGAGGAGGAgagtgaaagggaaaaaaatatgatgcATGTAATTTGTATTCCTGTACCTTCATGCGTAaagcacatgtgtgtgtgcgtgtgtgtacatgtgtctctccccccctcttcCACCCTCTCAGCAGAAGCGCACAAGAAGGAGGAACTGTGCATGGACCACTGGCTACCGACAGATTAATCCTTTGCAGTGGCGTCCGCCCTCTTGCATGCATGTTCAGTGTGCCTCCAAAACTGATCCTTTTGGCGGCAACCCACAGCTCTGCAAGTGAGCAGCGCAGGGagaaaacgaagaaaaaaaaaaaaaaaaaaaaaaaaagaaccaacCAACCAACCAATCAACCAATGCAGTGAAGAGAACAAAACAGAGCTGCCCGCAGGcgaagatgaaaaaactgATTTGACcatcaaattttaaaaaagaaaaaaaaaaaaaaaggagattcCCTTTTAAGACAAGCCATTTGGACGAATGCCCATTTTGAACCACTCTCTCCTTGTCCCAGTGAAGACCCACCCAAAAGCAAAATCTTCTGCGTCCCTCCAACAGAGACCATTAAGCAAACCCTGCGATAATATGCTTATCTGTCTGGAACAGTTGGACTTCTATAACGTTGTTGGTATTTCAGACTTGCTTGATTTCTGTGGCTTCCCTGAAGTTTTCATTATTGCTGAATTACTATTCCTGCTGAAGCGgctctttccccttttgacaTTGTCTTGACTCTCTTCCCCATCAACCTGCAAATCGCAGAGTAAGTTCCATGGATACAtgtgccccccccccccatacacacacacacgcgaGGTGtataggaaagaaaaacatgtcTATGTGCTACCTTTCTCGCCCACATTTGTCCATAACATTCTATACTCATTGCTATGCTGTTATTTTCACAGGTTACGTGAATCTCGAGGAAAAATCCCCCATAGAGACACGCCCCACTCTATACCCACGCCAAATATTCAGGCCAAATATTCAGGCCAAATATTCAGGCCAAATATTCAGGCCAAATATTCAGGCCAAATATTCAGGCCAAATATTCAGGCCCAATTTCAGCCCCCCCCCCTGGACCCCCCCACCTTCACATCATCttcagaaaaaatgagaCACGCCAAGGGAATTGCGCGAGCCGTGCTCCTAGCCACGGTTCTACTAGCCAGGGTGCAAGTAGCAATGTCGAAGCACCACGTGGATTTATCGAACTCAAGCAAAAGTACCTTCCTCTTGAATGTAGTTCCAGGAGATACAGTGGTATACACATGTCCATACAGTTTTAACAAAGACATGAAACACATATGTGCACGTGAGAGAGATTTCTTCGATAGAAAGTTGTTCTGCTTTGACCATGTCATCATCAATAGAAATGTTTTTCAATTGAGAGATTACGTTAGAGGAGCATACAATATTGTGAGTAAATACGTGAACAATGTATATACATCAGAGTTCACTGTTCCACCAGTTGTACTTATGAATCGACATTTCGAATGCTACTGCTATCTGGATGATGGGGGCAGAATACAGAAGAAGACACTGAAGGTACATATATCTAAAGGTATTGTCAAGAGAACCCCTGGATGCGATTTCAATGATGAGTATAGAGAAAGCACTGCCATCACAACTTTCAACAACATGAATCGAAAAATAGCTAAGGCATGTGATAGTTATCCTCGCGGTGGAGACACCATCACCCTCTTGTGTCCTGTTAATTACACTGTCCAACCGGATGGATGCTTCAATCAGGtgtatgtaaaaaaggaggatatacaaaatgataaaaacaaattggaGGAAAGATTCAATATAAGTCGTAAGTGGGAGCAAGACAAATATAAAGTAGTTAGCATAGAGACCCTTTTTGGTAAAAAGTTAGATAGCGTGGGAGATGAAATAACCAGGTTTGCTAAAATACCCGTTACAAATGATGAAATAAGTTTTACCTGCACATGTAAGGCAAATGATGGATCAGACACTCTCATgatgaatgtatatataaacgaGAGTTATGACAAATTCGTTCAATCCAGCCATGATAAGTCGGACCAATCCAATCAGGGCAACCCTGTCCAGTCCAATCAGGGTAATCCTGTCCATTCCAATCAGGGTAACCCCGTCCAGTCCAATCAGGGTAACCCCATCCAGTCCAATTATAATAAGTACATCGAGTCTAATAAGAGGTTCGTCTATCCTAATGATGGCAGGGTGGAGTACACGAGGCATAAGTTCAGTTCCACCAGCACAGTTAGTCGGACGGAGGAACGCAGCggagcttcttcttcctttttcgctTACTTCGTGCTTTGTGCACTGTCGCTGCTTTTCCTTGGTTAATAGCGGAGGTTTCAAGGCAATTATACTGTTTACGTGTGTACACTTTCCACTatatgtagttttttttttttttttttttttttttttttttttttttctcacctaCTTTGTTCATCCTGTGTGTAATGCTTTAACTGACTGCACAACATTGTAGGCGGGCTTCTTCACCGCTTTGTCAGCATTTTCTTGGCACACGTCTACCCCCGTGGTGCATGTCAAATTGGGCAGAAAATTCGAAATCTTCAAAACCTTCAGGGAAAACTGGTGGCGCATGGTTTGGCTGGGTTGCATGGCGTACAGGAGAAGGTTTAGCATCCTGCaaggggggtgggggggaaaagaaagtggGAAAACGCGTTGCAACAAATGTAGGAACGAACATAGGGGAGCACCTCTTAACGGAGGTCTACTTTGTGCATAATATATGAACCGCCGCGCTGAGAAGGACCTCCGTTCAGGTTTTTCTCCGTTGAGTTCTGTCGGTTGAGTTTTTTCGGTTGAGTTTTTTCGGTTGAGTGTTTCTCTGGCAGCCTGTTCCCACTTGCCTACCTCAAACTGGTGTGCACAATGAAGAAGCGGTTGCACTGTGCCACTTTCAACATTTTAAAATCGACCTTGAGTAACATGGCCAGCCCGAAGAGGTCGAACACGATCAACTTCAAAGCCTTCTTCACATGGCTGACGGCGTTGACATTTACCAAGTTTATGCTGTGagtaaaggggggaaggggaggaTTAATAAGCATCGGAGCAATGATTAAGGGAATAGGAAACGTGGTGGTGAAGTTCATATGCCTTCCGTTCTTATCTCCCTCATGGGACGATGCTGTGTTGATGTGGATAACTAACATCTTCACCAGGAGATACACTTGGTTCGACTTGGAGGCCAGTTCCATGGTTGGATGTCACTCCGTGGGGTATGGACTAAGCCAATAGCTCAACAGCGCAAGGACTCCTATTGTGAAAACAGGGGGCAGTCGCACCGACTGAGTAGCCTCTCTTCAAatgaaagcaaaaaatggcAGTGTTGCCTCTTCTCTCGCAGggtttcccccttttatggcgttttttttatcttcccccCCAATTTGAATGGACCACATATTCGGCTTACAACAAATCCGCGCAGCAGTGAATAAGGAGTCGCCCAAAATTAGCTGCGCGCACAAgtgattaaaaaaagggggagctATACATGGTGATGCATACGTTCACGTAATATAAATGTGGCTACATAAACGCACGCTTGTACATTTGTACGTTTGTACGTTTGTACGTTTGTACGtttgtatatttgtatattttatttatttttttttttttccttttttacctgaacaagcAAGgcgaaattgcaaaaaagcAGACTGGAAAACTGCGAACGGTCGATTTTAACAACGCGAACCACGAATTGTGTGCCCGGAAACTGCGCGCAAGTCACAGCCACGTGAAATACCTGTTTGGGTGGGTATGCTCTGGCATTCAGCACTTTATATCTTTTTGCGGTTTGATGTTGTGTGGTTAACCAAAAAAGTTATTGGGACAGAGAGAAATCAC encodes the following:
- a CDS encoding 6-cysteine protein, producing the protein MSKHHVDLSNSSKSTFLLNVVPGDTVVYTCPYSFNKDMKHICARERDFFDRKLFCFDHVIINRNVFQLRDYVRGAYNIVSKYVNNVYTSEFTVPPVVLMNRHFECYCYLDDGGRIQKKTLKVHISKGIVKRTPGCDFNDEYRESTAITTFNNMNRKIAKACDSYPRGGDTITLLCPVNYTVQPDGCFNQVYVKKEDIQNDKNKLEERFNISRKWEQDKYKVVSIETLFGKKLDSVGDEITRFAKIPVTNDEISFTCTCKANDGSDTLMMNVYINESYDKFVQSSHDKSDQSNQGNPVQSNQGNPVHSNQGNPVQSNQGNPIQSNYNKYIESNKRFVYPNDGRVEYTRHKFSSTSTVSRTEERSGASSSFFAYFVLCALSLLFLG